The following proteins come from a genomic window of Lolium rigidum isolate FL_2022 chromosome 5, APGP_CSIRO_Lrig_0.1, whole genome shotgun sequence:
- the LOC124655586 gene encoding uncharacterized protein LOC124655586 codes for MARHHLPLLLVLIPILLSAASAATHSPETESTAASRTHHHHHGTATAHFHPVPSATPSMHQNHLDSQSQSLLLDPFVADAQAAEAELGAETSPAPLLPPPPPTVQPDLASQPQEGSDSEASPAAATTTTLLPLPTTASPPPVQAGVDAGPSDAEQGLQQLSRVLTSLGYNEMASAAPLLVDEPPLARWPGAITVFAAPDAFLQASCPMCSRHHLLLQHIAMGYYPYAELASAATMKIPSAAVGLCLKIASQRGPFGVHYARIFADGVEVSHPELYNDGRYVVHGLHGFLRPLTHSCFDDIPPRHGARSSSKATAASVVRIMLRDAIARLRDGGYGFVALAMRVKFAELERFANVTLFALDDQAIFVGGGHDYVSAVRFHVVPDHRLTRADLRRLRPGTILPTMAGDGQSLVVTHASNHDVRINYIPIKDPDVVVNSRVAVHGVYVPFPRIHLANLAASIAVASAADVNATCGFGGPFGVDCTSPKMPA; via the coding sequence ATGGCTCGCCACCATCTGCCCCTCCTCCTCGTGCTCATCCCCATCCTcctctccgccgcctccgccgccacccactcgCCGGAGACCGAGAGCACCGCCGCGTCCcgcacccaccaccaccaccacggcacGGCCACCGCCCACTTCCACCCCGTCCCTAGCGCCACCCCCTCCATGCACCAGAACCACCTCGACAGCCAGAGCCAGTCCCTGCTGCTCGACCCCTTCGTCGCCGACGCGCAGGCCGCCGAGGCGGAGCTGGGTGCCGAGACCAGTCCCGCCCCGCTCCTGCCACCCCCGCCTCCCACGGTGCAGCCGGATCTCGCCTCCCAGCCGCAGGAGGGGTCCGACTCCGAGGCGTCACCCGCCGCTGCAACGACGACGACGCTTCTCCCGCTCCCTACCACAGCGAGCCCTCCCCCCGTGCAAGCCGGCGTCGACGCGGGGCCCTCGGACGCGGAGCAGGGCCTGCAGCAGCTCTCCAGGGTCCTCACCTCGCTCGGCTACAACGAGATGGCGTCGGCCGCGCCGCTGCTCGTCGACGAGCCGCCGCTCGCGAGGTGGCCCGGCGCGATCACCGTCTTCGCGGCGCCCGACGCCTTCCTCCAGGCCTCCTGCCCCATGTGCTcgcgccaccacctcctcctgcagcACATCGCCATGGGCTACTACCCCTACGCCGAgctcgcctccgccgccaccatgaagatcccctccgccgccgtcggcctCTGCCTCAAGATCGCCTCCCAGCGGGGCCCCTTCGGCGTCCACTACGCCAGGATCTTCGCCGACGGCGTCGAGGTCTCCCACCCGGAGCTCTACAACGACGGCCGCTACGTCGTGCACGGCCTCCACGGCTTCCTGCGCCCGCTCACCCACTCCTGCTTCGACGACATCCCGCCGCGCCACGGCGCCCGCTCCTCCTCCAAGGCCACCGCGGCCTCCGTCGTGCGCATCATGCTCCGCGACGCCATCGCGCGCCTCCGCGACGGCGGCTACGGCTTCGTCGCCCTCGCCATGCGCGTCAAGTTCGCCGAGCTCGAGAGGTTCGCCAACGTCACGCTCTTCGCGCTCGACGACCAGGCCATCTTCGTCGGCGGGGGGCACGACTACGTCTCCGCGGTGCGCTTCCACGTCGTCCCCGACCACCGCCTCACCCGCGCCGACCTCCGACGCCTCCGCCCCGGCACCATCCTCCCCACCATGGCCGGCGACGGGCAGAGCCTCGTCGTCACCCACGCATCCAACCACGACGTCCGCATCAACTACATACCCATCAAGGACCCCGACGTCGTCGTCAACTCGCGCGTCGCCGTACACGGCGTCTACGTGCCGTTCCCGCGCATCCACCTCGCCAACCTCGCCGCCtccatcgccgtcgcctccgccgccgacgtGAACGCCACATGCGGCTTCGGGGGACCCTTCGGCGTCGACTGCACCTCCCCCAAGATGCCCGCGTGA